A section of the Chryseobacterium scophthalmum genome encodes:
- a CDS encoding OmpP1/FadL family transporter, whose translation MLKKSLVLIGVTAAFYLQAQDISTIRNSIDVYSNTPMVGSSKFNAMVGSNGALGGDATSLLTNPAGLGVAIAGDVSATLSVTDNKNTSTLAGSSVNYNITKGNLGNASGVAAFQLMTETPWKFINLGASISTQSLENYVETGGNTNISIPKNLVDGSGNAVVGNLAYLGHAYNRYGTQTKFNLGVGANYNNSLYLGASINMHYADLEQYDSANFGLDLDNTIYSFDKQYTPFSEKSNGFSATLGVIGKITNQFRLGASIETPTWWSIDRIYSDYYTGSDGLIYFDNFVEDRSFRSPMKATLSGAFVPTKNFAINVDYTLGLTKPKYKVQGAAETELNSFFSDSYKNLSEVKVGAEYRIKAFRLRGGYSYASSPFDAMTISAYSNNGQAGDTNYSDLILGARNTIGAGIGYDFGKFYVDAAYQNISSKYKNPFLSGNESFGTGYYSGDFDVATPNSVVSDVKNIRNNFFLTVGWKF comes from the coding sequence ATGTTAAAAAAATCTCTAGTATTAATAGGTGTGACTGCAGCATTCTATTTGCAGGCTCAGGATATATCAACGATAAGAAATTCAATTGATGTTTATTCAAACACACCAATGGTTGGATCATCAAAGTTTAATGCAATGGTAGGATCTAACGGAGCTTTGGGAGGTGATGCTACATCGCTTCTTACCAACCCGGCAGGTTTGGGTGTTGCAATTGCAGGTGATGTTTCCGCAACTTTATCGGTTACGGATAATAAAAATACAAGCACTTTAGCAGGATCTTCAGTTAATTATAATATTACTAAAGGAAATCTTGGAAATGCAAGTGGTGTTGCAGCTTTTCAGTTGATGACAGAAACTCCTTGGAAATTTATTAATTTGGGAGCAAGTATTTCTACACAGTCACTTGAAAACTATGTAGAAACTGGGGGAAATACTAATATTTCAATTCCCAAAAATCTTGTTGACGGTTCAGGAAATGCTGTAGTAGGTAATCTTGCTTATTTGGGGCATGCTTATAACAGATACGGAACTCAGACTAAATTTAATCTTGGAGTAGGTGCCAATTACAACAACTCTTTATATCTTGGTGCAAGTATTAATATGCATTATGCAGATTTAGAGCAATATGACAGCGCCAATTTTGGGTTAGATTTAGACAATACGATCTACTCATTTGATAAACAATACACTCCTTTTTCTGAAAAATCAAACGGTTTTTCTGCGACTTTGGGGGTAATTGGTAAGATTACTAATCAGTTTAGATTGGGAGCTTCAATTGAAACTCCTACTTGGTGGAGCATCGACAGGATCTACTCAGATTATTATACAGGATCTGATGGATTAATTTACTTTGATAATTTTGTAGAAGACAGGTCTTTCAGATCACCTATGAAAGCTACTTTAAGTGGTGCTTTTGTTCCTACAAAGAATTTTGCAATTAACGTAGATTATACTTTGGGATTAACGAAACCTAAATATAAAGTTCAGGGTGCTGCAGAAACTGAATTGAATTCTTTCTTTAGCGATTCTTACAAAAATTTATCAGAAGTAAAAGTTGGTGCAGAATATAGAATCAAAGCTTTCAGATTGAGAGGTGGATATTCTTACGCTTCAAGTCCGTTTGATGCAATGACGATCAGTGCATATTCTAATAATGGTCAAGCTGGAGATACTAATTACAGCGATTTGATCTTAGGAGCAAGAAACACGATTGGTGCAGGTATCGGATATGATTTCGGTAAATTCTATGTTGATGCAGCGTATCAAAACATCAGTTCTAAATATAAAAATCCTTTCTTAAGCGGAAACGAAAGTTTCGGAACAGGATATTATTCAGGTGATTTTGATGTAGCTACGCCAAATTCAGTAGTTTCAGACGTTAAAAATATTAGAAATAATTTCTTTTTAACTGTTGGATGGAAATTCTAA
- a CDS encoding prolyl-tRNA synthetase: MKRNIHKNLLGMLKSKGILAVASGLLLMSCGAQMGGYSETDGVYYDPNKDTLPEGVIINGNEGNRVGEYYDYYQDDSNLVQNAQINAAQQDNRYSNWNNSNWNGNATDSDWGNFAGNETNYYDNSWGMMGWGSPWGWGGGFGSYWGSGWGMGMSFGWGNSWGWGGYNPYWGMGWNYGWNNYWGYNPYWGGYYGNPYWGWGGYYNRIPYARSGANGRFGTSGPGAYRTNNSALKSAYNNGAGFRNNNSSMRAGSYRQPTNMNNGGYRTNNGGYRNPNNGMRPNMNNSVRSTRPNYNYNQQQQSQPRYRNESTRPSDNGGFRSGGFNSGSSSGGFRGGSSGGGGGMRSGGGGGFRSGGR, from the coding sequence ATGAAAAGAAATATACATAAAAATTTACTTGGAATGCTAAAATCGAAAGGTATTTTAGCCGTTGCAAGTGGATTGTTGTTAATGTCTTGTGGTGCACAGATGGGTGGATATAGCGAGACTGATGGGGTGTATTATGACCCAAATAAAGATACGTTGCCGGAAGGTGTCATCATCAATGGTAATGAAGGAAACAGAGTAGGAGAATATTATGATTATTATCAGGATGACTCTAATCTTGTTCAAAACGCTCAAATAAATGCTGCTCAACAAGATAATCGTTACAGCAACTGGAATAACTCCAATTGGAATGGTAATGCTACTGATTCTGACTGGGGTAATTTTGCAGGAAACGAAACCAACTACTACGACAATTCGTGGGGAATGATGGGTTGGGGCTCACCTTGGGGTTGGGGCGGAGGCTTCGGTTCTTATTGGGGATCTGGTTGGGGCATGGGAATGTCTTTTGGCTGGGGTAACTCTTGGGGATGGGGAGGCTACAATCCTTATTGGGGAATGGGCTGGAACTATGGTTGGAATAATTATTGGGGATATAATCCTTACTGGGGTGGTTACTACGGAAATCCTTATTGGGGATGGGGTGGTTACTACAACAGAATTCCTTATGCAAGAAGCGGAGCAAACGGAAGATTTGGTACTTCTGGACCTGGAGCTTACAGAACGAATAATTCTGCTTTAAAGAGCGCTTATAATAACGGAGCTGGTTTCAGAAACAATAATTCAAGTATGAGAGCCGGTTCTTACAGACAGCCTACCAATATGAATAATGGAGGGTATAGAACTAACAACGGAGGTTATCGTAATCCTAATAATGGTATGAGACCTAATATGAATAACAGTGTAAGATCTACAAGACCAAATTATAACTACAATCAGCAACAACAATCTCAGCCAAGATATAGAAATGAAAGTACAAGACCGAGTGATAATGGAGGTTTCAGATCAGGAGGTTTTAATTCTGGAAGTAGCAGTGGCGGTTTCAGAGGTGGTTCTTCCGGAGGTGGAGGAGGTATGAGATCCGGCGGAGGCGGCGGTTTCAGATCAGGTGGTAGATAA